From a single Streptomyces sp. NBC_00377 genomic region:
- a CDS encoding carboxymuconolactone decarboxylase family protein → MTERKKFAPPAIQEFAPKLAEVTDTVLFGDIWERPGLSPRDRSLVTVTALAALYRNDQLGFHLGKALENGVTKDELVEALTHLAFYAGWPNAMTAVTQLKAIVEQSG, encoded by the coding sequence ATGACCGAGCGGAAGAAGTTCGCACCGCCGGCGATCCAGGAATTCGCCCCGAAGCTTGCCGAGGTGACCGACACGGTCCTGTTCGGTGACATCTGGGAGCGACCGGGTCTGTCCCCACGAGACCGCAGCCTGGTCACCGTCACCGCTCTGGCCGCCTTGTACCGCAACGACCAGCTCGGCTTCCACCTCGGCAAGGCGCTGGAGAACGGCGTGACCAAGGACGAGCTGGTGGAGGCCCTCACCCATCTGGCCTTCTACGCCGGATGGCCCAACGCGATGACCGCAGTGACCCAGCTCAAGGCGATCGTGGAGCAGTCGGGCTGA
- a CDS encoding SDR family NAD(P)-dependent oxidoreductase codes for MTRTIALITGASSGIGAEYARLLADDHDLVLVARRADRLGDFAEELRARGAAVEVLPADLGTHEGITAVTGRLAAGDVRLLVSNAGAGGYAPLVDVDPADIDRLLTLNAVAPVQLVRAALPGMLAAGEGAIITVASLLAFSGGLNDPRAPRRTLYAAAKAATVAFTRTLTGELADTPIRTQLLLPGVVATEWNEGVGRDIPWAMTPQDVASASLAGLRLGETVCAPGLENQAAALEALLAAESALLTGGNQPTLATRYRGPQA; via the coding sequence ATGACTCGCACGATCGCTCTCATCACCGGAGCTTCCTCCGGCATCGGCGCCGAATACGCCCGTCTGCTGGCGGATGACCACGACCTCGTCCTGGTGGCGCGCCGCGCGGACCGGCTCGGCGACTTCGCGGAGGAGCTCCGCGCCCGGGGTGCCGCCGTGGAGGTGCTGCCCGCCGATCTCGGCACCCACGAGGGCATCACCGCTGTCACCGGCCGTCTCGCCGCGGGGGACGTGCGCCTGCTGGTCAGCAACGCCGGCGCCGGCGGCTACGCCCCGCTCGTCGACGTCGACCCCGCCGACATCGACCGCCTGCTCACCCTCAACGCCGTGGCCCCCGTTCAGCTGGTCCGCGCCGCGCTTCCCGGAATGCTCGCCGCCGGAGAAGGCGCGATCATCACGGTGGCCTCGCTGCTGGCCTTCAGCGGCGGCCTCAACGACCCCCGCGCACCACGACGCACTCTCTACGCGGCGGCGAAGGCCGCCACCGTCGCCTTCACCCGGACCCTCACGGGTGAGCTCGCGGACACGCCCATCCGTACGCAGCTGCTGCTGCCCGGCGTCGTGGCCACGGAGTGGAACGAAGGCGTCGGCCGCGACATCCCCTGGGCGATGACCCCGCAGGACGTCGCCTCGGCCAGCCTTGCCGGCCTGCGCCTGGGGGAGACCGTGTGCGCACCCGGTCTGGAGAACCAGGCCGCAGCCCTTGAAGCCCTGCTGGCCGCGGAGTCCGCTCTGCTCACCGGCGGCAACCAGCCCACCCTCGCAACTCGCTACCGCGGCCCGCAGGCGTAG
- a CDS encoding nuclear transport factor 2 family protein encodes MKPGGGGPRPPPPPPPSGERPPTAAQQKRPWAGPRSGPEEIRQSLAAFFAAVEPLACELRSLVETDGQVLVPGRYASRFHPSGQVLESEMILRFTITDGLITGYRVFEDWLGVTRSYLGAPLTPGPA; translated from the coding sequence ATGAAGCCCGGCGGTGGTGGGCCGCGCCCACCACCGCCGCCACCACCGAGCGGTGAACGCCCGCCCACCGCCGCCCAGCAGAAACGGCCATGGGCTGGGCCCCGCAGCGGGCCGGAGGAGATCCGGCAGTCTCTCGCCGCGTTCTTCGCGGCCGTCGAGCCGCTCGCATGTGAGCTGCGCTCCTTGGTGGAGACCGACGGACAGGTGCTGGTGCCGGGCCGGTACGCCTCCCGGTTCCATCCCTCGGGGCAGGTGCTCGAAAGCGAGATGATCCTGCGGTTCACCATCACCGACGGCCTGATCACCGGCTACCGCGTCTTCGAGGACTGGCTCGGCGTCACCCGAAGCTACCTCGGTGCGCCTCTCACTCCAGGTCCCGCCTGA
- a CDS encoding MarR family winged helix-turn-helix transcriptional regulator, translating to MIRDDEEPVGLGALDRVTWALRRAELAVQTLKEQRLRPLGMAAAHYTLLMSVHSEPGLAGAELARRLHVTPQAVASLVARLEGRGQLERREHPRHRHVQELHLTDAGREALRAADQVIADVERHITEGLGPDQSAQLRTLLDQVSKTVRNA from the coding sequence GTGATACGTGATGACGAGGAGCCTGTGGGGCTCGGCGCGCTTGACCGGGTGACCTGGGCATTGCGGCGCGCGGAACTGGCGGTGCAGACGCTCAAGGAACAGCGGCTACGCCCGCTGGGCATGGCCGCCGCGCACTACACCCTGCTGATGTCGGTGCACAGCGAACCAGGGCTGGCCGGCGCCGAGTTGGCCCGCCGCCTCCACGTCACCCCTCAGGCCGTCGCCTCCCTCGTGGCACGCCTGGAGGGCCGCGGCCAGTTGGAGAGGCGCGAGCACCCGCGCCACCGGCACGTGCAGGAACTGCATCTCACCGACGCCGGGCGGGAGGCGCTGCGCGCGGCCGACCAGGTGATCGCCGACGTAGAGCGTCACATCACCGAGGGCCTGGGACCGGACCAGAGCGCGCAGCTACGGACGCTGCTCGACCAGGTGAGCAAGACGGTGCGCAACGCCTGA
- a CDS encoding quinone oxidoreductase family protein encodes MSEVVVARAYGGPEVLSVIDVAVAEPGPGQVRIEVRAVGVNPFDHKMYSGAFGTDPANLPMRLGAEAAGVVTAVGADATGPAGPIRIGDEVIAYRAPGAYAAELIVPASSVVPKPAALSWEQAGGLMVTGVTAVHVLEAIGLRENDSVLVHGAAGGVGLMAVQLAVERGARVLGTASPAKHDVLRDLGAIPIAYGPGLADRVRAAAPQGVHAAADLVGTDEAVDVSVELVADRSRIATVAAFERGARAGIRLLGGGPGAEPGTEVRAAARPQLAEAAGAGRLRVLIAASHPLREAAAAHRQIMTGHTTGKIVLVP; translated from the coding sequence ATGAGCGAAGTAGTAGTTGCGCGTGCTTACGGTGGTCCCGAGGTGCTGTCGGTGATCGATGTCGCCGTAGCGGAGCCCGGGCCGGGTCAGGTGCGCATCGAGGTCCGCGCCGTCGGCGTCAACCCTTTCGACCACAAGATGTACAGCGGCGCCTTCGGAACCGATCCGGCGAACCTGCCGATGCGGCTCGGCGCCGAAGCGGCCGGGGTGGTGACCGCTGTCGGTGCCGACGCGACCGGCCCCGCCGGTCCGATCCGGATCGGCGACGAGGTGATCGCGTACCGAGCGCCCGGCGCGTACGCCGCCGAACTCATCGTCCCGGCCTCGTCGGTGGTGCCCAAGCCCGCCGCTCTCTCCTGGGAGCAGGCCGGAGGACTGATGGTCACGGGCGTCACGGCTGTGCACGTACTCGAAGCGATCGGCCTGCGCGAGAACGACTCGGTTCTGGTCCACGGCGCGGCGGGTGGCGTCGGCCTGATGGCCGTGCAACTGGCCGTCGAGCGCGGAGCCAGGGTGCTGGGAACTGCGAGCCCGGCCAAGCACGACGTACTGCGCGACCTGGGGGCGATTCCGATCGCGTACGGGCCGGGTCTGGCGGACCGGGTGCGCGCGGCAGCACCGCAGGGAGTCCACGCGGCTGCCGACCTGGTGGGCACCGACGAGGCGGTGGACGTCTCGGTGGAGCTGGTGGCGGACCGGTCCCGCATCGCGACCGTCGCGGCGTTCGAACGCGGGGCCCGAGCCGGCATCAGGCTCCTGGGCGGCGGGCCCGGCGCGGAACCCGGCACGGAAGTCCGTGCCGCTGCGCGCCCGCAGCTCGCCGAAGCCGCGGGCGCCGGGCGACTGCGCGTCCTGATCGCCGCCAGCCATCCGTTGCGCGAAGCCGCCGCCGCGCATCGGCAGATCATGACCGGGCATACGACGGGGAAGATCGTCCTCGTCCCGTGA
- a CDS encoding zinc-dependent alcohol dehydrogenase family protein, whose amino-acid sequence MRATIIHAPGDIRVENVPEPEIVAPTDAVIRTVATCVCGSDLWSYRGVNPVTEAQPIGHEYVGIVEEVGSDVSNVRPGQFVIGSFIASDNTCPVCRAGYHTSCQHRDFPNGCQAEYVRIPLADGTLVATPEEPASELVPNLLALSDVMGTGWYAAKAAEVEPGSTAVVVGDGAVGLCGVIAAKELGAERIIAMSRHAPRQKLALEFGATDIVTERGEEGVARVKQLTNGVGADSVLECVGTQESMHQALQSARPGGNVGFVGMPHGVQIDGQELFFSHVGLRGGPAPVRAYLPDLIDRVVSGRINPGKVFDLTLPLDEVAEGYKAMDERRAIKALLRP is encoded by the coding sequence ATGCGAGCCACCATCATCCACGCGCCTGGTGACATCCGGGTGGAGAACGTCCCCGAACCGGAGATCGTCGCACCGACGGACGCCGTCATCCGTACCGTCGCCACCTGCGTGTGCGGCTCCGACCTGTGGAGCTATCGGGGCGTCAACCCAGTCACCGAGGCTCAGCCGATCGGTCACGAGTACGTCGGCATCGTCGAGGAGGTCGGCAGCGACGTATCCAATGTCAGGCCCGGCCAGTTCGTCATCGGCTCCTTCATCGCCTCCGACAACACCTGCCCGGTCTGCCGGGCCGGCTACCACACCTCCTGCCAGCACCGTGACTTCCCCAACGGCTGCCAGGCCGAATACGTCCGCATCCCCCTCGCCGACGGCACCCTCGTCGCCACCCCGGAGGAGCCGGCCTCAGAGCTGGTCCCGAATCTGCTGGCCCTCTCCGACGTCATGGGCACCGGCTGGTACGCCGCCAAGGCGGCCGAGGTCGAGCCGGGTTCGACGGCCGTGGTCGTGGGTGACGGTGCGGTGGGCCTGTGCGGTGTCATCGCGGCGAAGGAACTGGGCGCCGAACGCATCATCGCCATGAGCCGGCACGCACCCCGGCAGAAGCTGGCCCTGGAGTTCGGTGCCACCGACATCGTCACCGAGCGCGGCGAGGAGGGCGTCGCCCGCGTCAAGCAACTGACGAACGGTGTAGGCGCCGACTCGGTTCTGGAGTGCGTCGGCACCCAGGAGTCGATGCACCAGGCCCTCCAGTCCGCACGCCCCGGTGGCAACGTCGGCTTCGTCGGCATGCCTCACGGCGTGCAGATCGACGGCCAGGAACTCTTCTTCTCCCACGTCGGTCTACGCGGCGGCCCTGCGCCCGTGCGCGCCTACCTTCCCGACCTGATCGACCGCGTCGTCAGCGGCCGTATCAACCCGGGCAAGGTCTTCGACCTCACCCTGCCCCTGGACGAGGTCGCCGAAGGCTACAAGGCCATGGACGAGCGCCGCGCCATCAAGGCGCTGCTGCGTCCGTGA